In Pseudodesulfovibrio alkaliphilus, the sequence CCTCGGTTCCGTCAATGAAGGCGAAAAGGTACACATCGCCGGGAACCTGGATGCCGCCCATCATCTCAAAGACAGGGAGAGCCCCCTGTTCGGCGAGGAGCCGGTAATCCTCAATGACGATGACCCCTTGTCCCTCGACGGTAATGACCAGATCGTTTCCCTTTCCGGTAAATATGGCCTCGGACACGTCGAAGTCGAAAAACACCGACATGTCTGAGGTGATCTGGAAACGAGCTGCCTTTCCCTCGCCGGGAAGGGAGAGCGCTACGCGGGACTGGGGGGTGTTGTTCTCGGCCATGGTATGCTCCTCGACGGGAAGTTGACGGTCATCTGGATCAGGTCTTTGTCTTTGTAGTATTGTATAGAGGCATTCTTCTTAGGAGTCAATCGAACAAAAGTCTGCAATAAAAAGATGTTGCATTGTTGATATCTTTGGTTGTCGCCGGAAAAGGCCAGGCATTGCCGACATCTTCATCGCTGGCGATTTTAGGCGATTAACTGAGAATTGAAAACTTGTTAACAGGCTCATGTTGATAACCTGATTGGGGGCGCTAGGGTTTTCCCCCGAGAATTCTTGGTTGATTATCGCGTATCTATTTGAAATGTTGTGTGTAAAATTTTTTCTCATAAAAGTTGACTGCCTGTGCGCAATAAAGAACCATTCCTGATTGGGTTTGGGATTCTTGTCTTGGGTTGCGTCTGCTTTGTCATCTAGCAAGTTTGATGCCTGTGCAGCCTGTCGGTTGCCGATGGCACAGGTGCCTGCGATTTCAACGTGTTTTGCGGCAGAGGCAGTTTTGTATTGACAAGGGCGGGCGCATTCTGCATTTTGTTTTACCCAACGCCGTGGGGCTGTAGCTCAGTTGGGAGAGCGCTTGAATGGCATTCAAGAGGTCGTGGGTTCGATTCCCTCCAGCTCCACCACAAGAAAGTTAAGGGTTTCAAGTAAATACTTGGAACCCTTTTTTCGTGCCTGATGGCGGGTTTCAGGGATATGTCCGCTATGTGTCCGCCGCTTCCGACGGGGTGTCAGTTTACATTTAGCCAGGGCTGAGGGAGCGTTTAGGGAGGTGTGAGAGCCTTGCGCCTCCTGCACGTTTTGGGGAGGGGGTACTCGTCAGGATTTTGCTAACCTCTCAGAATTGGGTGATTTTACACGAATTCGGGGGCTGGATTTTGAGGAGTCGAGGGGCGGTAGGTGGTGGAAGAGCTATTTTTCCCATGTGGTTTCAACTTGATATGATGAAATCAAGAAAAGATGTTGACAGAGCGAGCAGGAATGTACATTTTTATTGCGGAGGCTTTGTGGCGCAAGCTGCATTGCCTTCTTCTTTTTTGACTTCATTTTGAGTCCTGAGGTCTTCGATCAATTTAAAGCCCCATTTGTCAAAACCACCAGGGGTGCGGTGGTAATAGCGCAATTTCAAAACTTGGCTTGCGAGTGCGTCAAGTTCCCCGCGTGGAGCTTCCTGCATCCCCTTAAGTCTGACTCCCCAAGCAACCACATAGGCAATTAAGTCTACAACTTGGACCATTGTCGTGAGGTCGCTGTGGACGAAAAGTGGCTCGGGAACAATGACTTTAGCTCTTGATTGTCCTTTTTGAGTTTTAAGGAAATAGTTTTCCATCTGATTTATAAGTAAATGGCTTTGGCTCTTATCTAATTCGTCGAAGACAATGATTCCGGACTGCCCTCCGTTTTGATTAAGCATGTGAGCGAATCGTTCAAAGAGATAGGTATAATCCTTACGGAGAAAGGCATCTCCCTCTGGACGAGCTGCATTTTGCGGGACAATGCTGGAAAAAGCACGGCAGTCATAACGTAGACATTCTTCGAACACCTTTTCAACATAAGCGATTTTGGCTTGGGCTAGAGCCGCCAGCTTCATGGGGGCAGGTCTTGTGCCATCAGCGAGCATGGCACAGGCTAGATTCTTTCTGTCTGGATTGGCAATTGGGGGATATGTGGCAGCCTGCTTAAAAGTCTTACGTTTAAGTATTTTGGTTCCTTTGGCCTCACTTCGGAATTCTCTATACCTTTGAACGCCGAAACAATCCTCCTGGATGGAGTTGATGCACTGGACAAGTGGCCAGATTTTTTTGTCTTCGATTGCAACACCGGCTAACACCTCGTATGGGCTGTCTCGCCGGTCCTGTCCACTTTCGTCTATAAACAGTAAGTAGCTCAATTGGTTGTTCCATCCGAAGGAGTATGTCTTTCACTACTAAAAAGCACATATTGGGTTTAAATACAAGGGGGATTGTAGGGCGTGCGGGTTGCCCCGCCTTGATTTGCGGTCGCAAAATCTGGTCAACCACTTGGTCAACCAAACATTCCCAACCCTATCCAATACCACTGTTTTTTTTTGACCAACAAAGATAAAGCCAAAGTATTTCAATGGGTGTGTGCCCCCCCTCTCTTGCTTGGCATTCAAGAGGTCGTGGGTTCGATTCCCTCCAGCTCCACCACAGGAAAGTTAAGGGTTTCAAGCAAATGCTTGGAACCCTTTTTTCGTGCCTGATGGCGGGTTTCAGGGATATGTCCGCTATGTGTCCGCCGCTTCCGACGGGGTGTCTGTAAACTGACACCCAACTTGAGAAAATGAGCCAGGTAAGTTGAGAAAACCTGCGTGGCTCATTTTCTGTTTTTGCCGCGCCGGATTTCATTGCAATGCAATGGAATACCTTGCTTTTGCGCCTATGCCCCGCCGTGTCTTCAGGTCTGTTCGGGCGCATGGAGCCGGGGGTGCTTCCCCCGTGGTGGCGTTGGCCGTATGTTTTTTCATTGTGTCAAGATAGCTCTTCTGTACGCATGAACAGCAAAAGGGGGCAGACTCGTCGGCCCGCCCCCTGTCATGGTCGCGTGAGGTGTGCGTCAGACGAAGCGACGACGCAACATGCCGCAGAGGTAGTCGATCAGCGTAACCGAGACGATGACCATGATCATCATGGTGCAGACCTCGCGGTAGAGGTAGCCGTTGATCTTGTCGAACATGAGAAAGCCGATGCCGCCAGCCCCCACGAAGCCGAGGATGGTGGCCGAGCGGACGTTGGATTCGAAGCGCAGCAGGGTGTAGCTGACGATGAGCGGCATGACCTGGGGAATGACCGAAAAGGCCATGATCTGGGCCGGACCGGCTCCCGAGGCGGTGACGGCCTCCACCTGCCCCGGCTCGATCTGCTCGATGGCTTCGGAGAAGACCTTGCCGAGAATGCCGAAAGTATGGATGGCCAGGGCGAGAACTCCGGCATATGGTCCAAGCCCGATAACGGCCACGAAGATCAGGGCCATGACGAACTCGTTGAATCCCCGGCAAAAGTCGAGGGTTCTGCGGGCGACGAACTGGCCGAACCAGCGGATCAGTCTGTGGCGCAGGCCGTCTCCCTGGACCATGAGTTCGAGGGTGTTGCGCGCCGCGAACATGGCCATGGGAATGGCTGCGACAAAGGCCAGCAGGGTGCCCCAGATGGCGATGGCCACAGTCTCTATGAGAGCCTTGGAGTATTCCTTGAGGTGGCTCAGGGCTGTTACGGGCGGGAAGTATCCCCCGGTTTTCTCGTCGGCGATGCGCTCGTACTCCTGCTGCACCAGGGATTCCCGCTCCGCGGGGTTCATGGCCGCCAGGCGCTTGTCGGCCCGCGCCTGAGCCTCGCGCTGGATGGCCACGGTCTCCAGTTTCCGGCCGTCGGCCACATACTCCGCCTTGATCTCCTGATAGGCCTCCTCAAAGGCGATGATCTCCGGCAGCCGCATGGCTTGGGCCATGGCGTCGCGCTCGTCTGCATCGGTCAGTTGTCTGCCGAAGAGATACTCAAAGGCGTTCTGCCGTTTTTCATACAGCTTGAACGGATTGATGTCCGTGGAGATGTAGGAGGCCGCGAGAACCGCGAGCACGAGGCCCAGCAGAATCCCCGCGGCGACCCTCTGAAGGAGGGTCGCCTTGGGGGCGATGTGGTCCAGTGTCAGTTCCTGATTCATGGCTACTGCTTGTCCAGCTGCTGCTTGAGCCGCTTCATGTAGCGGATGATGTCGTAATTCTTGTCGTTGGTGTGCGCGTAGCCGCCGTTTTGCAAGGTCTTCAGCGCCTCTGGGTCGTCATTGATCTGCAGAAGGGCCCCGGCAAAGGCGGCCTTGAGGCTGGCGGGCAGATCCTTGCGGGCTGCCATGGGAGCGCCGGGGATGAGGTCGGATTTCGTGAGGATGACGAAGTCGTTCGAGGAAACGGCGCCTTTTTCGATCATGCGGTTGAGGTCTATGTCGTTGGTGGCGGCCACATCGATGGAGCCGTTCTTGACGGCCAGGATGGAGGCGCCGTGGGAGCCGGAGAACCGGACATCCTTGAAGAACTTCTTGGGGTCAACCTGCATGTCCCTGGCGAAGATGACGTTGGGGACCAGGAATCCCGAGGTGGAGTTGGGGTCGGTGAAGGCGAAGGTCTTGCCCTTGGCCTGCTCCATGGTGGTGATGCCGGAGTCTTTGCGGGCCACGATGATGCCGGTGTAGCCGGGTTGGCGGTCCTGGTCCAGCTCGAGAACCAGCGCCTCGGCATTGGCCTTTTCCGCGGCCTCGATGTAGCTTTTGGGGCCGAAGTAAGCGAAGTCGATGTGCTTGTTGGCCATGGCCGTGATGATGCCATTGTAATC encodes:
- the phnD gene encoding phosphonate ABC transporter substrate-binding protein, which codes for MFAKLTKLFMVAALMTAFALPGQSHAAPGDWPAVIKFGFIPTEGAADSAKRAQPVAHKIESVLGVKVEVFTASDYNGIITAMANKHIDFAYFGPKSYIEAAEKANAEALVLELDQDRQPGYTGIIVARKDSGITTMEQAKGKTFAFTDPNSTSGFLVPNVIFARDMQVDPKKFFKDVRFSGSHGASILAVKNGSIDVAATNDIDLNRMIEKGAVSSNDFVILTKSDLIPGAPMAARKDLPASLKAAFAGALLQINDDPEALKTLQNGGYAHTNDKNYDIIRYMKRLKQQLDKQ
- a CDS encoding DUF3800 domain-containing protein, which produces MSYLLFIDESGQDRRDSPYEVLAGVAIEDKKIWPLVQCINSIQEDCFGVQRYREFRSEAKGTKILKRKTFKQAATYPPIANPDRKNLACAMLADGTRPAPMKLAALAQAKIAYVEKVFEECLRYDCRAFSSIVPQNAARPEGDAFLRKDYTYLFERFAHMLNQNGGQSGIIVFDELDKSQSHLLINQMENYFLKTQKGQSRAKVIVPEPLFVHSDLTTMVQVVDLIAYVVAWGVRLKGMQEAPRGELDALASQVLKLRYYHRTPGGFDKWGFKLIEDLRTQNEVKKEEGNAACATKPPQ
- the phnE gene encoding phosphonate ABC transporter, permease protein PhnE, with amino-acid sequence MNQELTLDHIAPKATLLQRVAAGILLGLVLAVLAASYISTDINPFKLYEKRQNAFEYLFGRQLTDADERDAMAQAMRLPEIIAFEEAYQEIKAEYVADGRKLETVAIQREAQARADKRLAAMNPAERESLVQQEYERIADEKTGGYFPPVTALSHLKEYSKALIETVAIAIWGTLLAFVAAIPMAMFAARNTLELMVQGDGLRHRLIRWFGQFVARRTLDFCRGFNEFVMALIFVAVIGLGPYAGVLALAIHTFGILGKVFSEAIEQIEPGQVEAVTASGAGPAQIMAFSVIPQVMPLIVSYTLLRFESNVRSATILGFVGAGGIGFLMFDKINGYLYREVCTMMIMVIVSVTLIDYLCGMLRRRFV